From the Mangifera indica cultivar Alphonso chromosome 10, CATAS_Mindica_2.1, whole genome shotgun sequence genome, one window contains:
- the LOC123228448 gene encoding putative germin-like protein 2-3, with translation MAKNTLLLCLLAITCTLAIASDPGSLQDFCVADTNSSTRVNGLACLDPNSVQANHFYFSGLHLTANTSNPLGSRVTLVSVTQVPGLNTLGISLARIDYAASGVNPPHLHPRATEIFTVLEGTLFVGFVTSNPENRLITKVLYKGDVFVFPVGLPHFQKNVGNVSAVAIAALSSQNPGVITIANAVFGSNPSITDDVLAKAFQIDKTVIDKLLANF, from the exons ATGGCAAAGAACACTCTCTTACTCTGCTTGCTAGCTATCACTTGCACTCTGGCCATCGCATCTGACCCTGGTTCTTTGCAAGACTTCTGTGTTGCTGACACTAACAGCTCAA CAAGAGTGAACGGCCTAGCCTGCTTGGACCCGAATTCTGTACAAGCCAATCATTTTTACTTCAGTGGACTGCATCTAACGGCCAACACATCGAACCCGCTCGGCTCCAGGGTGACCCTGGTGTCTGTGACTCAAGTCCCCGGACTTAATACTCTTGGTATTTCATTGGCTCGTATTGACTATGCAGCATCGGGTGTCAACCCTCCTCACTTGCACCCACGAGCCACCGAGATTTTTACTGTGTTGGAGGGCACTCTCTTTGTTGGTTTCGTCACTTCAAACCCTGAAAACAGGCTCATCACGAAGGTACTTTATAAGGGTGATGTGTTTGTGTTTCCAGTAGGGCTTCCTCACTTCCAGAAAAATGTGGGAAATGTTAGTGCAGTTGCAATCGCTGCTTTAAGCAGCCAAAACCCTGGTGTCATCACCATTGCTAATGCTGTATTCGGATCAAATCCCTCCATTACTGATGATGTTCTTGCTAAGGCTTTCCAGATTGACAAGACTGTGATTGATAAGCTTTTGGCAAACTTTTAG